One part of the Gadus macrocephalus chromosome 8, ASM3116895v1 genome encodes these proteins:
- the ro60 gene encoding LOW QUALITY PROTEIN: 60 kDa SS-A/Ro ribonucleoprotein (The sequence of the model RefSeq protein was modified relative to this genomic sequence to represent the inferred CDS: substituted 1 base at 1 genomic stop codon): protein MSFLPVKSVDDEDMTGDQSSFDYSEEEPDSRAANPDKSDHFPRELNDKAKLCRFLCYGSEGDTYTPREEFQPRMERAGALLSLLQEGRGGEVVEEVKRFVEGGHVACLNPCLFGLALCSQCSELQTRQAAFKALKEVCREPSDLFAFIRYKKELVGGMRCAMWGRALGKALSDWYNQQDAWHLAAAVTKCKQRAGWSHKDLLRLSHAKASKDSDDCVDXNTKGWKEVQVLYADRENLEEVVQVLAYLAAVERVKQRCDEDEVVLLIEVHRLEVEQLLTVHLKSKQVWRALLKDMPLGSVLRIVGKMTAGSREAWT from the exons ATGAGTTTCCTGCCCGTTAAGTCTGTTGACGACGAAGACATGACTGGAGATCAGAGCTCTTTCGATTATTCAGAAGAGGAGCCTGACTCA AGAGCTGCTAACCCAGATAAATCTGACCATTTTCCGAGGGAGCTGAACGACAAGGCCAAACTCTGCCGCTTCCTGTGCTATGGTTCGGAGggggacacatacacacccagagAAGAGTTCCAGCCCCGCATGGAGAGGGCTGGAGCCCTGCTCTCCCTGCTCCAGGAGGGCCGGggcggggaggtggtggaggaggtgaagaggttTGTGGAAGGCGGCCACGTTGCCTGTCTTAACCCATGCCTCTTTGGGCTGGCGTTGTGCTCCCAGTGCTCTGAGCTGCAGACCAGACAGGCCGCCTTCAAAGCCCTGAAGGAAGTCTGCCGGGAACCCTCTGACCTCTTCGCCTTCATCCGGTACAAGAAGGAGCTGGTGGGGGGGATGAGGTGTGCCATGTGGGGCCGTGCGTTGGGGAAGGCTTTGTCCGACTGGTATAACCAGCAGGACGCCTGGCATCTGGCCGCCGCGGTAaccaaatgtaaacaaagagcgGGCTGGTCCCACAAGGATCTGCTGAGGCTCTCCCACGCCAAAGCCTCTAAAGACAGTGA CGATTGTGTTGATTAAAACACGAAAGGATGGAAGGAAGTGCAGGTGTTGTATGCGGACCGGGAGAACCTTGAGGAGGTGGTCCAGGTGCTGGCCTACTTGGCGGCGGTGGAGAGGGTAAAGCAGCGCTGTGATGAAGACGAGGTGGTCCTTCTCATCGAGGTGCACCGGCTGGAAGTGGAGCAGCTGCTGACCGTACACCTTAAGTCCAAGCAG gtATGGAGGGCCTTGTTGAAGGACATGCCTCTTGGCTCCGTGCTGAGGATTGTGGGTAAGATGACCGCCGGGAGCCGGGAAGCTTGGACATGA